From the genome of Ilyobacter polytropus DSM 2926, one region includes:
- a CDS encoding MarR family winged helix-turn-helix transcriptional regulator → MNSENIVYSIFSASRKIRQYLTEGFKEYGITPEQWTVLKILSHKEGISQKEIACKTEKDPNNIKAVIDKLEKKSLIIRKKNSFDKRAFSLYITPEGNNLFLKISLIDRAMFDNVTADISHEEFSNLDSILLKIKNSISKK, encoded by the coding sequence ATGAATAGTGAAAATATAGTGTATTCTATCTTTTCGGCATCTAGAAAGATTCGCCAATATTTAACTGAAGGATTTAAAGAGTATGGGATCACTCCTGAACAATGGACAGTTTTGAAAATATTATCACATAAGGAAGGAATCTCTCAAAAAGAGATTGCCTGCAAAACAGAAAAAGACCCAAATAATATCAAAGCTGTTATAGATAAACTAGAAAAAAAATCTCTGATTATTCGAAAAAAAAATTCCTTTGATAAACGAGCATTTTCTCTTTATATTACACCTGAAGGCAATAATTTATTTCTAAAAATATCTTTGATTGACCGAGCAATGTTTGACAATGTTACTGCCGATATTTCTCATGAAGAATTTTCTAACCTTGATTCTATTTTATTAAAAATCAAAAATAGTATTTCTAAAAAATAA
- a CDS encoding MurR/RpiR family transcriptional regulator — protein MIGISHTKLNNLEKCIIETINNSDKITSKLKIYEVAEIAKVSPSKISKLSKKLGFENYKQFIKYLSKESPLPQKKETNLEEKRIIDFLQNFNIKIIDDLIKTIEKYQNIILVGYGPSLLAAEYFAYKLKLAVKKNIITTSEEMVIEKLYNEDTILILFSVSGKFKKTSELLNKISNKGGYIIQILDEYNTNIEMEKFSQVIYLTKSFQDENLLHYEKSRSIFFIFFEKFLHRLRENDKL, from the coding sequence ATGATAGGTATTAGCCACACTAAATTGAACAATCTAGAAAAATGCATAATAGAGACTATTAATAATTCTGACAAAATAACCAGTAAACTTAAAATTTATGAAGTTGCTGAAATTGCAAAAGTCTCTCCATCTAAAATATCCAAACTTTCTAAAAAACTAGGATTTGAAAATTATAAGCAGTTTATTAAATATCTTTCTAAAGAATCTCCTTTACCACAGAAAAAAGAAACGAATCTTGAAGAAAAAAGAATAATCGATTTTTTACAAAACTTTAATATTAAGATTATAGATGATCTTATTAAAACTATAGAAAAATACCAAAATATAATATTAGTTGGATACGGTCCCTCTCTTTTAGCAGCAGAATATTTTGCATATAAATTGAAATTAGCTGTTAAAAAAAATATTATAACAACTAGTGAAGAAATGGTGATTGAAAAACTATACAATGAAGACACCATATTAATTTTATTTTCTGTAAGTGGAAAGTTTAAAAAAACCTCTGAGTTGTTAAATAAAATTTCCAATAAAGGAGGGTATATAATTCAAATATTAGATGAATACAACACAAACATTGAAATGGAAAAATTTTCACAGGTAATTTATTTAACAAAGTCATTCCAAGATGAGAACTTATTACATTATGAAAAATCGAGGAGTATCTTTTTTATATTTTTTGAAAAATTTCTTCACAGATTAAGAGAGAATGACAAACTTTAA
- a CDS encoding SDR family oxidoreductase produces the protein MNNINDIQKFSMDFFSLKGKNALITGGNTGLGQAFALALAKAGANIFIPSIMDDDGETKKLIEAEGVKMEFMMADITKEGMPKKIIERCVETLGSIDILVNSAGICKIAEVKDFARNEWDPMISVNLTAAFELSHEAAKYMIPQNNGKIINICSMFSFLGGQWSPAYAATKHGIAGFTKAYCDELAQYNIQVNGIAPGYYATDITLKTRSNPETNKKVLDHIPANRWGETMDLMGATVFLASNASNYVNGHVLAVDGGYLVR, from the coding sequence ATGAACAATATCAATGACATTCAAAAATTTTCAATGGATTTTTTCTCTTTAAAAGGTAAAAATGCTCTTATAACTGGTGGAAATACAGGATTGGGACAGGCTTTTGCACTTGCTTTAGCCAAAGCGGGAGCCAATATATTTATACCTAGCATAATGGATGATGACGGAGAAACTAAAAAATTGATAGAAGCTGAAGGTGTAAAGATGGAATTCATGATGGCAGATATAACAAAAGAAGGCATGCCTAAAAAAATTATTGAAAGGTGTGTAGAAACGCTTGGATCTATAGATATTTTAGTTAATAGTGCAGGAATATGTAAAATAGCAGAGGTAAAAGATTTTGCAAGAAATGAATGGGATCCAATGATAAGTGTAAATCTAACAGCAGCATTTGAATTAAGTCACGAAGCAGCTAAATATATGATTCCTCAGAATAACGGAAAGATTATCAATATATGTTCAATGTTTTCTTTCTTAGGCGGTCAATGGTCTCCAGCTTACGCCGCTACTAAGCATGGAATTGCAGGTTTTACAAAAGCTTACTGCGATGAGCTAGCACAATATAATATTCAAGTAAACGGAATTGCACCTGGATATTATGCAACTGATATAACATTAAAGACTAGAAGTAACCCTGAAACAAATAAAAAAGTTCTGGATCATATCCCTGCAAATCGTTGGGGTGAAACAATGGATCTTATGGGAGCTACTGTTTTCTTAGCTAGTAATGCTTCTAATTATGTAAATGGCCACGTGCTTGCTGTAGATGGTGGATATCTAGTAAGATAA
- a CDS encoding lmo0937 family membrane protein, which translates to MLETIAVILIILWILGIVSSYTMSSFIHILLVIAIIVILIRIIRGRKL; encoded by the coding sequence ATGTTAGAAACAATTGCTGTAATCCTAATAATATTATGGATTTTAGGAATAGTTAGTTCGTATACTATGAGTAGTTTTATACATATTCTTCTAGTAATTGCGATAATTGTAATATTGATACGGATAATACGTGGAAGAAAGTTATAA
- a CDS encoding YtxH domain-containing protein, with product MKKNLFVDAVKEKVSEMKENIKEKTSEMKENVAEKATEMKENVAEKATEMKENVAEKATETKENVAEKATEMKENVKE from the coding sequence ATGAAAAAAAATTTATTTGTAGATGCTGTTAAAGAAAAGGTTTCGGAAATGAAAGAGAATATTAAAGAAAAGACTTCGGAAATGAAAGAAAATGTTGCAGAAAAGGCTACAGAAATGAAAGAAAATGTTGCAGAAAAGGCTACAGAAATGAAAGAAAATGTTGCAGAAAAGGCTACGGAAACGAAAGAGAATGTTGCGGAAAAGGCTACAGAAATGAAAGAAAATGTTAAAGAATAG
- a CDS encoding NADH:flavin oxidoreductase, giving the protein MKKLFDEVKIGNLSVKNRFVRTATWENMTQDGKMNPRLFDLYEDLAKGEVGLIITGYANIVEEEQPNAGMFGIYNDSFVQGYSELCKRVHRYNSKIILQVAYGGTKTKYNVGARKIFAPSDVAELSTGTLGTPMTKKDINYIIKAFGQAARRSKDAGFDGIEIHAAHTYLINQFLSPYYNQRKDEYGGSLENRMRFLVEIYNAMRNETDSDYPILVKLTASDFFDGGLTFEETRRISKKMEEIGINAIEVSGNIHGKGESLIGHEFEGYKIQDEAYFGRFAEIISEELKIPVITVGGIKTYETADKILNSSNISMFGLSRPLLTEPNLIKRWKDGDRKKVKCVRCSKCRTSEGNYCVIFNK; this is encoded by the coding sequence ATGAAAAAATTATTTGATGAAGTTAAAATTGGGAATTTATCAGTTAAAAATCGTTTTGTGAGAACAGCAACTTGGGAAAATATGACACAGGATGGAAAGATGAACCCAAGGTTATTTGATTTATATGAAGATCTTGCTAAAGGAGAGGTTGGTCTCATTATCACAGGATATGCAAATATTGTAGAAGAAGAACAGCCTAATGCGGGAATGTTCGGTATATATAATGACTCGTTTGTTCAAGGATATAGTGAGCTATGCAAAAGAGTTCATAGATATAACTCCAAAATCATTCTTCAAGTGGCTTATGGAGGAACTAAAACAAAGTATAACGTAGGTGCAAGAAAAATATTTGCTCCTAGTGATGTTGCAGAATTATCTACTGGAACCCTTGGGACTCCTATGACTAAAAAGGATATAAACTATATTATTAAGGCTTTTGGTCAAGCTGCAAGAAGGTCTAAAGATGCTGGATTTGACGGAATAGAGATCCATGCAGCCCATACTTATCTTATCAATCAATTTCTATCACCATATTATAATCAGAGAAAGGATGAATATGGCGGATCTTTAGAGAATAGAATGAGATTTTTAGTAGAAATATATAATGCAATGAGAAATGAAACAGATTCTGACTATCCTATTTTAGTTAAGCTGACTGCTTCTGATTTCTTTGATGGAGGATTGACATTTGAAGAGACAAGAAGAATATCCAAAAAAATGGAAGAAATAGGCATAAATGCAATAGAAGTTTCAGGAAATATCCATGGAAAAGGTGAGTCTTTAATAGGCCATGAATTTGAAGGTTATAAAATACAAGATGAAGCTTATTTTGGAAGGTTTGCTGAAATTATTTCAGAAGAACTGAAAATTCCTGTAATAACTGTTGGTGGGATAAAAACTTATGAAACCGCAGATAAAATTTTAAACTCTAGTAACATTTCAATGTTTGGATTATCAAGGCCATTACTTACAGAACCGAATCTGATAAAGAGGTGGAAAGACGGAGACAGAAAAAAAGTTAAATGTGTCAGATGCAGTAAATGCAGAACATCAGAAGGAAATTACTGTGTAATTTTTAATAAGTAA
- a CDS encoding type II toxin-antitoxin system YoeB family toxin, with protein MNLSFTEIGWEDNTYWCDTDRKIQKKIQKLIKEVLRHPFEGIGKPKRHCSLSIFLKGLSIFF; from the coding sequence ATGAACCTTTCCTTTACAGAAATCGGCTGGGAAGATAACACATATTGGTGTGATACTGACAGAAAAATTCAGAAAAAAATTCAGAAATTGATCAAAGAAGTATTAAGACATCCATTTGAGGGTATAGGCAAGCCTAAGAGACATTGTAGCCTATCCATTTTTTTGAAGGGTTTATCCATTTTCTTTTGA
- a CDS encoding HEPN domain-containing protein produces MDKWEQLLQRSKNDLLTAKKGLIEPKTLDTSAYHCQQCAEKAMKAYLNYKGKDTEDRKLRTHNLLMLLKACIIEDPEFEKMKKACGILNPNDTLYRYFNNNQIMPEEDEVIELINLSEEVYIFVKSLIKI; encoded by the coding sequence ATGGATAAATGGGAGCAACTATTACAGAGATCAAAAAATGACCTTCTAACAGCTAAAAAAGGGTTAATAGAGCCTAAAACACTCGATACTTCAGCATATCATTGTCAGCAATGCGCAGAAAAAGCAATGAAAGCTTATCTTAACTATAAAGGGAAAGATACAGAAGATAGAAAATTGAGAACTCATAATTTATTAATGCTCTTAAAAGCTTGTATTATTGAAGATCCAGAGTTTGAAAAAATGAAGAAAGCTTGTGGAATATTAAACCCCAATGACACTCTATATAGATATTTTAACAATAACCAAATAATGCCAGAAGAAGACGAAGTAATTGAGCTAATAAATCTATCTGAAGAAGTCTATATTTTTGTTAAAAGTTTAATAAAAATATAA
- a CDS encoding enoyl-CoA hydratase-related protein, whose protein sequence is MKYKNLIIETNDKICIVKINRPKALNALNVETTVEIYHCFKELENDDNIDVIIITGEGKSFVAGADISYMKNLNAVEAKEFGLSGINAFNAIENSKKIVIAALNGFALGGGCELAMACDIRIASTKAKIGQPEVTLGITPGFGGTQRFPRLVGVAKAKELIYTGKIIDAQEAERIGLVNKVVEPEFLMEEVLGMANKILENAKFAVRYSKEAIDKGLQVDKTTGMYIESSLFGLCFSTYDQKEGMLSFLEKRKATFKSK, encoded by the coding sequence TTGAAGTATAAAAATTTAATTATAGAAACAAATGATAAAATTTGTATAGTGAAGATAAATAGACCAAAGGCGTTAAATGCTTTAAATGTAGAAACAACAGTTGAAATTTATCATTGTTTTAAAGAACTTGAAAATGATGATAATATTGATGTGATTATCATTACAGGTGAAGGGAAATCTTTTGTTGCAGGGGCAGATATATCTTATATGAAAAATCTAAATGCTGTTGAAGCTAAGGAGTTCGGTTTATCTGGTATTAACGCATTTAACGCTATCGAAAACAGTAAAAAAATTGTAATTGCTGCCTTGAATGGATTTGCATTGGGTGGTGGGTGTGAGCTTGCTATGGCATGTGACATTAGGATAGCCTCGACTAAAGCTAAAATTGGTCAACCAGAGGTTACTTTAGGAATTACTCCTGGATTTGGTGGAACTCAAAGATTTCCAAGACTTGTAGGTGTAGCTAAAGCCAAAGAGCTAATTTATACAGGGAAGATAATTGATGCTCAAGAAGCAGAGAGGATAGGATTAGTAAATAAAGTAGTAGAACCTGAATTTCTTATGGAAGAGGTTCTAGGGATGGCAAACAAAATATTAGAAAATGCAAAATTTGCTGTAAGATACTCAAAGGAGGCAATTGATAAGGGATTACAGGTAGATAAAACTACAGGTATGTATATTGAAAGTAGTTTATTTGGGTTGTGTTTTTCTACATATGACCAAAAGGAAGGAATGTTGTCGTTTCTTGAAAAAAGGAAGGCGACATTTAAAAGCAAATAA
- a CDS encoding Fic family protein: protein MTPNNDLKILPPKIDIETVSVLKQLNKSSRALAELKAYSELIPNKEILISSLALQEAKASSEIENIVTTNDSLYKAIAIDEKKIDPSTKEVLNYRTALWRGVELVKEKGFISTNLIIEIQETLENNSGGIRKIPGTALKNALTDEVIYTPPSGEELIRQLLRNLEEYYNIETDIDPLIKLAISHYQFEAIHPFYDGNGRTGRILNILYLLKEGLLESPILYLSSYIIKNKGLYYKLLEEVTINEAWEKWVLYILKAIEITSRDTLELAKNIKSLMDITTQEVKNKLPKIYNKELIEFIFTETYTKGSHLVEQGFATRKTMTKYLRALEEIGILKSEKVGREVIYINVHLFNLLKGS from the coding sequence ATGACACCTAATAATGATTTAAAAATTTTGCCACCTAAAATAGATATAGAAACTGTTTCAGTATTAAAGCAGCTGAACAAATCAAGTAGAGCTCTTGCAGAATTAAAAGCATATTCAGAATTAATACCCAATAAAGAAATACTAATAAGTTCATTAGCTCTGCAGGAAGCAAAAGCCAGTTCAGAAATAGAGAATATAGTTACTACTAATGACAGTTTATACAAAGCAATCGCTATTGATGAAAAGAAAATTGATCCAAGCACAAAAGAAGTTTTAAACTACAGAACTGCCTTATGGAGAGGAGTAGAATTAGTAAAAGAAAAAGGGTTTATTAGTACCAATCTTATTATAGAAATTCAAGAAACTCTTGAAAATAATAGCGGTGGGATCAGAAAAATTCCAGGGACAGCTCTAAAAAATGCACTAACAGATGAAGTAATCTACACTCCTCCGTCAGGAGAAGAACTTATAAGGCAGCTATTAAGAAATTTAGAAGAATATTATAATATAGAAACTGATATCGACCCCTTAATAAAACTAGCTATATCTCATTATCAGTTTGAGGCTATCCACCCTTTTTATGATGGAAACGGAAGAACAGGAAGGATTCTTAATATTCTTTATCTTCTCAAAGAAGGACTGTTAGAATCTCCGATACTATATCTAAGTTCATATATTATCAAAAATAAAGGATTATACTATAAACTTCTAGAAGAAGTTACAATAAATGAAGCCTGGGAGAAATGGGTCTTATATATTTTAAAAGCCATTGAAATTACTTCCAGAGATACCTTAGAACTTGCCAAGAATATTAAAAGTCTTATGGACATAACAACCCAAGAAGTAAAAAATAAACTTCCTAAAATATATAATAAAGAGTTAATAGAATTTATCTTTACAGAGACCTATACTAAGGGATCTCACCTTGTTGAACAGGGTTTCGCTACTAGAAAAACTATGACTAAGTATCTTAGAGCGTTAGAAGAAATTGGAATTTTAAAAAGTGAGAAAGTTGGAAGAGAAGTTATATATATAAACGTCCATCTTTTCAATCTTTTAAAAGGAAGTTAA
- a CDS encoding glutamate mutase L yields MNAYLLIGFGSTYNKLTLVDVESEKILATSKDITTVEDDIMIGFEKTYKKLKIEVNKKIDFENINFINKIACSSAGGGLKVYVIGLVPDLTSKAAKEASLGAGESVIEIEIKNHKLGVF; encoded by the coding sequence ATGAACGCTTATTTATTAATTGGTTTTGGAAGTACCTATAATAAATTAACATTAGTTGATGTTGAATCTGAAAAAATATTAGCAACATCTAAGGATATTACTACTGTAGAAGATGATATAATGATAGGTTTTGAAAAAACCTACAAAAAACTAAAAATTGAAGTAAATAAAAAAATAGATTTTGAAAATATAAATTTTATAAATAAAATAGCCTGTTCATCCGCAGGAGGTGGGCTAAAGGTTTATGTGATAGGATTGGTGCCAGATCTTACATCAAAAGCAGCAAAAGAAGCATCATTAGGAGCTGGAGAAAGTGTAATTGAAATTGAAATTAAAAACCATAAACTTGGAGTATTTTGA
- a CDS encoding nucleotidyltransferase domain-containing protein, producing MINLRKINLLRDKLQILYNAERVYVFGSYAWGEPTEDSDLDILVISNKFKELSLGKRIAKATDILFDLDFPVDLVVETSEEFNLSKNTRGSLESYVDSKGVVLHG from the coding sequence ATGATTAATCTTAGAAAAATCAACCTATTAAGAGATAAATTACAAATATTATACAATGCTGAAAGAGTATATGTATTTGGATCTTATGCCTGGGGAGAACCTACAGAGGATAGTGATTTAGATATATTGGTAATTAGCAATAAATTTAAAGAATTAAGCCTTGGGAAAAGGATAGCCAAAGCTACTGATATTCTTTTTGATTTAGATTTTCCAGTGGACTTGGTAGTCGAAACATCTGAAGAGTTTAATTTATCAAAGAATACTAGGGGTAGTCTTGAAAGTTATGTGGACAGCAAGGGGGTAGTATTACATGGATAA
- a CDS encoding YhdH/YhfP family quinone oxidoreductase, whose product MKFKAIRIFEEEEKTFVSKIVERSIEELPEGEIVIKVAYSSLNYKDALSSKGNRGVTREFPHTPGIDAAGTIVSSKVDDFEIGEEVLITGYDLGMNTDGGFGEYIRVPASWVVKKPKDLTLKETMIYGTAGFTSALSVYELIANVKPADGEILVIGASGGVGNHSVKFLVKLGYSVVGVVNTEAERDFVLSLGATRTISREEADNTTGKPMLRPEWAGVIDTVGGNPLSTAIRSTKYSGAVTTCGNVAGGDIPTMNVYPFILRGVKLIGIDSVNCPMPKRLDVWNTLAKSWKGKNLESGVVEVSMEGILDKIDEMLAGKLVGRVILKHS is encoded by the coding sequence ATGAAGTTTAAAGCAATTAGAATTTTTGAAGAAGAGGAAAAGACGTTTGTATCAAAGATTGTTGAAAGAAGTATAGAGGAGCTTCCAGAGGGAGAAATTGTGATAAAGGTGGCATACTCATCACTTAATTATAAGGATGCACTTTCTTCTAAGGGAAACAGAGGAGTAACAAGAGAATTCCCTCATACACCTGGGATAGATGCTGCTGGAACTATTGTTTCATCTAAGGTAGATGATTTCGAAATTGGTGAAGAAGTATTAATTACTGGTTATGATTTAGGAATGAATACAGACGGTGGATTTGGTGAATATATAAGAGTACCTGCTAGCTGGGTAGTCAAGAAACCTAAGGATTTAACCCTTAAAGAAACAATGATATATGGGACAGCAGGATTTACATCTGCTTTATCTGTATATGAATTAATAGCTAACGTTAAGCCAGCAGATGGTGAAATATTAGTAATTGGTGCATCTGGAGGAGTAGGAAATCATTCAGTAAAATTCCTTGTAAAATTAGGATATAGTGTAGTTGGAGTAGTTAATACAGAAGCGGAAAGAGATTTTGTATTAAGTTTAGGAGCGACTAGAACGATTTCTAGAGAGGAAGCTGATAATACAACTGGAAAACCAATGCTTAGACCGGAGTGGGCAGGAGTCATTGACACTGTAGGGGGAAATCCTCTATCCACAGCTATTAGATCTACAAAATACAGTGGTGCAGTAACAACTTGTGGAAATGTAGCAGGTGGAGATATTCCTACAATGAATGTATATCCTTTTATTCTTAGAGGAGTAAAACTTATTGGAATTGATTCGGTTAACTGTCCTATGCCAAAAAGATTAGATGTATGGAACACATTGGCTAAAAGTTGGAAGGGTAAAAATTTAGAATCTGGAGTCGTAGAAGTATCTATGGAAGGAATATTAGATAAGATAGATGAGATGTTAGCTGGAAAATTGGTAGGAAGAGTAATCCTAAAACATAGTTAA
- a CDS encoding ATP-binding protein, with product MKNRDLYLNQLIQFRDKKLIKVITGLRRSGKSTLLSLFENHLIASGVDNKHIIRMNFESFEFDEIISYKELHAHIKERISDTNKKYYILLDEVQQVSSWEKVINSFLVDANVDIYITGSNAYLLSSELSTLLSGRYVEIKMQPLSFKEYLYFLESDKEMNLQEKFNQYLQYGGLPTVVDLLNNPDTIGPFLEGIYNTVLMKDVIERNGVRDAALLESILKFIAANIGSIVSTKKISDYLTSSGRKTTSDTIDNYLRMLENAFIIYKANRYDLKGKMFLKTLEKYYIVDIGIRNRLTSLGNTDYGHVLENVVYLELLRRGYEVTIGKIGSLEVDFVASKTDEKIYYQVSATIMDTKTRERELRPLESISDNYPKYILTMDQIIFNDYSGIKVKNIIDFLIE from the coding sequence ATGAAAAATAGAGATCTTTATCTTAATCAACTCATTCAGTTTAGGGATAAAAAATTAATTAAGGTAATCACCGGTTTAAGACGTTCGGGTAAGTCAACCCTACTTTCACTATTTGAAAATCATCTGATCGCCAGCGGTGTTGACAACAAACACATTATCCGTATGAACTTTGAGTCATTTGAGTTCGATGAAATTATCAGTTATAAGGAACTCCATGCACACATTAAAGAACGCATTAGTGACACAAATAAAAAATATTATATTCTTCTTGATGAAGTCCAGCAGGTTTCTTCATGGGAAAAAGTTATTAATTCTTTCCTTGTCGATGCCAATGTAGATATCTATATAACTGGGTCAAATGCTTATCTTTTGTCTTCAGAACTTTCCACATTGCTATCGGGCAGATATGTTGAAATCAAAATGCAGCCTTTATCCTTTAAAGAGTATTTATATTTCTTAGAATCAGATAAAGAAATGAATCTCCAAGAAAAATTTAATCAATATCTTCAATACGGTGGGCTTCCTACAGTAGTTGATCTATTAAATAATCCAGATACAATCGGTCCTTTCCTGGAAGGCATCTACAATACTGTGCTTATGAAGGACGTTATTGAAAGGAATGGGGTCAGGGATGCCGCCCTTCTTGAAAGTATTTTGAAATTTATCGCTGCCAATATCGGAAGTATCGTCTCTACTAAAAAAATTAGCGACTATCTTACCAGTAGTGGGAGGAAGACTACTAGTGATACGATTGATAATTATCTTAGGATGCTTGAAAATGCATTTATCATTTACAAGGCAAACCGCTATGACTTAAAAGGGAAGATGTTTCTAAAAACCCTTGAAAAGTATTACATCGTTGATATAGGTATACGCAATAGATTGACCAGCCTAGGTAACACAGATTATGGTCATGTTTTAGAAAACGTAGTTTATCTGGAACTATTAAGACGTGGCTATGAAGTGACTATTGGAAAAATCGGTTCCTTAGAAGTCGACTTCGTCGCCTCAAAAACAGACGAAAAAATCTACTATCAAGTTTCAGCTACAATCATGGATACGAAAACGAGAGAGCGAGAGCTTAGACCTCTAGAATCCATTTCTGATAACTATCCGAAATATATTTTGACTATGGACCAAATCATTTTCAATGACTACTCTGGGATCAAAGTTAAAAATATCATAGACTTCTTGATTGAATAG
- a CDS encoding recombinase family protein, with translation MKNRVNLLFKDKKRVWAYWRVSTSKQSEGRQIKIFEDYGLDNIFIRGDKITGKSNAEDRDMYSEMKKLMVPGDYLLIKNLDRLGRDKKFILKEYWNLVDIGINILIIDTPYLSSEDLKAQAEKQAEIFKDFTMDTGNGLLDDFISGLGELIKKLMIGMIDQQLENEALRAEAERGNIALRVKEGVKIAQDRLRKEDRGWGRPCIEVTPEVNDILRRWNSREIMQKEALEKLKLYGVGRTTAYKLKLNKS, from the coding sequence ATGAAAAACAGGGTAAATTTGTTATTTAAAGATAAAAAAAGAGTTTGGGCTTACTGGAGAGTGTCAACTTCAAAACAGAGTGAAGGCAGACAGATAAAAATATTTGAAGATTACGGATTAGATAATATTTTTATAAGAGGAGATAAGATAACTGGAAAATCCAATGCCGAAGATAGAGACATGTATTCTGAAATGAAAAAACTCATGGTTCCTGGAGATTACCTCTTGATTAAAAATTTGGACAGACTGGGGAGAGATAAAAAATTTATTTTAAAAGAATACTGGAATCTTGTGGACATAGGAATTAATATTCTTATAATCGATACTCCTTACCTATCTAGTGAAGATTTGAAAGCCCAAGCAGAGAAACAAGCAGAGATATTTAAGGATTTCACCATGGACACTGGAAATGGTCTGTTAGATGACTTTATCAGTGGACTGGGGGAGCTCATCAAAAAATTGATGATAGGAATGATAGACCAACAACTTGAAAATGAAGCTCTCAGAGCAGAAGCTGAGAGGGGAAATATAGCCCTCAGAGTTAAGGAAGGGGTAAAGATAGCACAGGACAGGCTTAGAAAGGAAGACAGAGGGTGGGGAAGACCCTGTATAGAGGTCACTCCTGAAGTAAATGATATTCTTAGAAGATGGAATTCTAGGGAAATTATGCAGAAAGAAGCTTTAGAAAAACTTAAGCTATACGGGGTTGGTAGAACTACGGCATATAAATTAAAGTTGAATAAATCTTAA